In Gemmatimonadota bacterium, a single genomic region encodes these proteins:
- a CDS encoding nucleotidyltransferase domain-containing protein, giving the protein MNAKEQKITESLLDEIANKIVEHFHPDQIILFGSHAYGDPKTDSDLDLLVIMDTDLRPTARSAAVARICRPKYFAMDIVVRTPEEIQTHLQNFDPFLEEIFKLGRTLYKSAG; this is encoded by the coding sequence ATGAATGCGAAAGAACAAAAAATAACAGAATCGCTTTTGGATGAGATCGCAAACAAAATTGTCGAACACTTTCATCCAGATCAGATTATCCTCTTTGGCTCTCATGCTTATGGCGATCCAAAGACCGATAGCGATTTAGATTTGCTCGTCATCATGGATACAGATTTGCGTCCGACAGCGCGAAGTGCTGCCGTTGCTCGCATTTGTCGTCCAAAATACTTTGCGATGGATATTGTCGTGCGTACACCTGAAGAAATTCAAACCCATCTGCAAAACTTTGATCCCTTTCTCGAGGAAATTTTCAAACTTGGACGCACCCTCTACAAATCCGCCGGGTGA
- a CDS encoding nucleotidyltransferase domain-containing protein: MLDTVNLPEHRRVFDSLLRHFRNIDGVIGLFVSGSQATGEMDEQSDLDLGVVLDSQKIRNAVWSKRWNWATEPWFHRFDADHIKEYFVIYLFEPCVKADINLYIEEDLPGWKGGPFQLIWTKSDRLEEWCQVSNDKVRRENRPTPNEELLIHEDERLWAWLVYVVLHTKRGEYYSAAWSFADLRNIVEKWHAYLQGEHKFTPRQFEQRMPSHLTRRFATLFPQPTRNSLKKAYYNLAELHEEQRREIGSRLGLTWKISEYGICRVKDMIGEI, translated from the coding sequence ATGCTCGATACCGTCAATCTCCCTGAGCACAGACGCGTTTTTGACAGTCTTTTGCGACACTTTCGGAACATAGACGGAGTCATTGGCCTCTTCGTCAGCGGAAGTCAAGCTACCGGGGAAATGGACGAGCAATCCGACCTTGATTTAGGGGTTGTTCTTGATTCCCAGAAAATCCGAAATGCTGTCTGGTCTAAAAGGTGGAATTGGGCGACCGAACCGTGGTTCCACCGATTTGATGCAGATCACATCAAGGAGTATTTCGTTATTTATCTTTTCGAGCCGTGCGTCAAGGCAGACATCAATCTGTACATAGAGGAGGACTTGCCAGGTTGGAAGGGAGGGCCCTTTCAACTTATCTGGACGAAGTCAGACAGGCTTGAAGAATGGTGTCAAGTTTCGAATGATAAGGTACGCCGCGAGAACAGGCCGACTCCCAATGAAGAACTGTTAATCCATGAAGACGAACGTCTCTGGGCCTGGCTTGTGTATGTTGTTTTGCACACGAAGCGTGGTGAGTACTATTCCGCAGCCTGGTCGTTTGCCGATCTACGCAACATCGTGGAGAAATGGCATGCATATCTACAGGGAGAACACAAATTCACGCCCAGGCAGTTCGAGCAGCGGATGCCATCGCACCTGACTCGCCGATTTGCGACTCTATTCCCTCAGCCAACACGAAATTCACTCAAGAAGGCTTACTATAACCTGGCGGAACTACATGAGGAGCAGCGCAGAGAAATCGGTTCACGACTTGGATTGACCTGGAAGATAAGCGAGTATGGTATATGTAGGGTCAAGGATATGATTGGCGAAATATAG
- a CDS encoding histidine phosphatase family protein — MQDTTTYNFRSLGLSHITHNRSTFMNHLILIKHALPQIDEAKSAPDWQLSDSGRASCTPLAEALRPYKPDLLITSEEPKAHQTGQLVADILQIPYTSAPDLHEHDRKGVPFIPQKTWHTTVKTFFAHPNDLIFGNETAHQARLRFTRAVEKAVKTHPHKTIAIATHGTVISLFTAQKTRTNGFDLWQQLNLPSYVVFDLPDYNLNAIVAEIF; from the coding sequence ATGCAAGACACCACGACGTACAATTTTCGCTCGCTCGGTCTAAGTCATATAACACATAACCGGAGTACTTTCATGAACCACCTCATCTTAATCAAACACGCTTTGCCTCAAATCGACGAGGCAAAATCCGCCCCAGACTGGCAACTATCGGACAGCGGACGCGCAAGTTGCACCCCTCTCGCCGAAGCGTTGCGCCCCTACAAACCAGACCTCCTCATCACAAGCGAAGAACCCAAAGCACATCAAACAGGACAACTCGTCGCCGACATCCTCCAAATCCCCTATACATCAGCACCCGACCTTCACGAACACGACCGCAAAGGCGTCCCCTTTATCCCTCAAAAAACATGGCACACCACCGTAAAAACCTTCTTTGCACACCCCAACGACCTGATCTTTGGCAATGAAACCGCACATCAGGCTCGCCTGCGATTCACCCGAGCCGTTGAAAAAGCCGTAAAAACACACCCTCACAAAACCATCGCCATCGCCACCCACGGCACCGTCATCTCTTTATTCACTGCCCAAAAAACCCGGACAAACGGCTTCGACCTCTGGCAACAATTGAACCTCCCCTCTTATGTGGTATTCGACCTGCCGGATTACAACTTGAACGCCATTGTAGCAGAAATATTCTGA
- a CDS encoding GNAT family N-acetyltransferase — protein MDIDIRSLKSSEVSRLRYLPFSRKETQRRRFMLQESGRLLFFVAWRGNLPVAQVLLNWEGGDAAGVPPQVRPWPEVSSLFVHPDYRRRGIASRLLDVCERITFQRGYENIGLCVYVKNHPALNLYARRGYKDAGWEPYLARGVYTDANGGQSNWRETRVYLIKSLRKKYESRSFCSV, from the coding sequence ATGGATATTGATATTCGGTCTCTTAAATCGTCTGAGGTGTCTCGGCTTCGGTATTTGCCGTTTTCCCGTAAAGAAACGCAACGGCGGCGGTTTATGCTACAGGAATCCGGCAGGCTCCTTTTTTTTGTGGCATGGCGGGGCAATTTGCCGGTGGCTCAGGTGTTGCTCAATTGGGAAGGTGGCGATGCTGCTGGCGTGCCGCCGCAGGTGCGACCATGGCCCGAGGTGTCGTCGCTTTTTGTGCATCCAGATTATCGGCGAAGGGGTATTGCTTCGCGGTTGTTAGATGTGTGTGAGCGGATTACTTTTCAGCGGGGCTATGAGAATATTGGTCTGTGCGTTTACGTGAAGAATCATCCTGCGCTCAATTTGTACGCTCGCCGCGGGTACAAAGATGCGGGATGGGAACCGTATTTGGCCCGGGGTGTTTATACTGATGCCAATGGCGGGCAGAGTAACTGGCGAGAGACGCGCGTTTATTTGATTAAGTCACTCAGGAAAAAATATGAATCCAGATCCTTTTGTTCAGTTTGA
- the pdxH gene encoding pyridoxamine 5'-phosphate oxidase, which produces MNPDPFVQFDMWFEEARASEPTLPEAVALATATRDGKPSVRMVLVKQCDQEGFVFFTNLESRKADELAENPRAALLFHWKSLVRQVRIEGRVEAVSDEVSRAYFDSRPRGSRLSAWASPQSEAIPDRAFLEGRVAELDRKYPGEDVPLPDFWGGYRVVPDQFEFWVNRDDRLHDRFLYVRQGDGAWKRALLAP; this is translated from the coding sequence ATGAATCCAGATCCTTTTGTTCAGTTTGATATGTGGTTTGAAGAGGCGAGGGCTTCGGAGCCGACTCTGCCCGAGGCTGTGGCTCTGGCGACGGCGACGCGCGATGGAAAGCCTTCGGTACGTATGGTGCTGGTGAAGCAGTGCGATCAAGAGGGGTTTGTGTTTTTTACGAATCTGGAGAGTCGCAAGGCCGATGAGTTGGCGGAGAATCCCAGAGCCGCTTTGCTGTTTCACTGGAAGTCGCTGGTCAGGCAGGTGCGTATTGAGGGACGGGTTGAGGCTGTTTCGGACGAGGTGTCCAGGGCGTATTTTGATTCGCGTCCTCGAGGTAGTCGCTTGAGTGCGTGGGCGTCTCCACAAAGCGAGGCGATTCCCGATCGGGCATTTTTGGAAGGTCGCGTGGCAGAATTGGATCGTAAATATCCGGGAGAGGATGTGCCGTTGCCGGATTTTTGGGGGGGCTATCGGGTGGTTCCCGATCAGTTTGAATTTTGGGTGAATAGGGATGATCGGTTGCACGATCGGTTTTTGTATGTTCGGCAAGGTGATGGTGCGTGGAAGCGCGCTTTGCTGGCACCGTAG
- a CDS encoding pyridoxine 5'-phosphate synthase: MTKLSVNLNRVALLRNSRPLTFPSVTKAAQVCIDAGAHGITVHPRPDERHIRRTDVYELKEMILGVEYNIEGNPFPDFMDMVRDVVPDQCTLVPDEPDQSTSDHGWDLRRDGERLVPIIAELKGLGIRVSLFMDPVPEDMVLAKALGADRVELYTESYASAYDGGDVGPVFRQYAASARAAQDAGLGVNAGHDLNLDNLGEFVTIPGILEVSIGHALIADTVFMGLENTVKAYLKVLGYG, translated from the coding sequence ATGACCAAACTCAGTGTGAATTTGAATCGGGTGGCGCTGTTGCGGAATAGCCGGCCGCTTACTTTTCCCAGTGTGACAAAGGCGGCGCAGGTGTGTATTGATGCGGGGGCGCATGGGATTACGGTGCATCCCCGGCCCGATGAGCGACATATTCGCAGGACGGATGTTTATGAGTTGAAAGAAATGATTTTGGGGGTGGAGTACAATATTGAGGGCAATCCCTTTCCCGATTTTATGGATATGGTGCGGGATGTGGTGCCAGATCAGTGTACGCTGGTGCCCGATGAACCCGATCAGAGCACGTCCGATCACGGTTGGGATTTGAGACGAGATGGCGAGCGGCTTGTGCCGATTATTGCGGAGTTGAAAGGTCTGGGTATTCGGGTTTCTCTGTTTATGGATCCGGTGCCAGAGGATATGGTTCTGGCAAAGGCTCTGGGTGCGGATCGCGTTGAACTTTATACGGAGTCTTACGCTTCTGCTTATGACGGAGGCGATGTGGGACCTGTTTTTCGACAGTACGCGGCTTCGGCGCGCGCTGCACAGGATGCCGGGCTGGGGGTTAATGCAGGGCACGATCTCAATCTCGATAATTTGGGGGAGTTTGTGACGATTCCCGGGATTCTCGAAGTGTCTATTGGTCACGCGCTGATCGCAGATACTGTTTTTATGGGGTTGGAGAATACGGTGAAGGCGTATTTGAAGGTGTTGGGGTATGGGTGA
- the tig gene encoding trigger factor: MNVQVTESGTWRRTLEIEAPAEDVDKRLNDAYRKYSKTLNLPGFRKGKIPLSVVKRQFGPAIQGEVVQEMVEEFYREASEAEGIQPVSQASIDDINFEEGQPLVFKASVDVRPEITVETYKELKVTRPVFAVEDEHVEGRLRYMQEERATEQVVERAADLDDVVFADVEELDDGGSPVPDHGSEDQSIRLFKTEDGKPTDLAEQLMGISAGEAREVKITRPVQDEPDHEDCDHDEPDHEDHDEGPKEETVMFRVTAKEIRERELPELDDELAQDVGGVETLDELKTQIRNEMQTQYEQMIRQRVEENLMDALIEENPFEVPDSMVENYLNGMIESYKQEQAGHDQGIDEDALREEGRDQAERGVKRFLLLDAVADQENIEVTDDDLDKHLEEMSQRHNIEGPRLRQILSRTEQLDQIESEIKTQKTFDFLIDNADVEDVEEVE; encoded by the coding sequence ATGAATGTGCAGGTGACCGAGTCGGGGACGTGGCGTCGAACATTGGAGATTGAGGCTCCGGCTGAGGATGTGGATAAGCGTCTCAATGACGCTTACAGGAAATATAGCAAGACCCTTAATTTGCCGGGGTTTCGCAAGGGTAAAATTCCCCTGAGTGTTGTCAAACGGCAATTTGGGCCGGCCATCCAGGGTGAGGTTGTACAGGAGATGGTCGAGGAGTTTTACCGGGAGGCGAGTGAAGCCGAAGGTATTCAACCCGTTTCCCAGGCGAGTATTGACGATATCAATTTTGAAGAGGGACAACCTCTGGTGTTCAAGGCTTCTGTCGATGTCCGTCCAGAGATAACCGTGGAGACCTATAAGGAGCTGAAGGTGACGCGGCCCGTGTTTGCGGTTGAAGACGAGCATGTTGAAGGCCGGTTGCGGTATATGCAAGAGGAGAGAGCGACCGAGCAGGTCGTGGAGCGCGCTGCCGATCTCGACGATGTGGTTTTTGCCGATGTCGAAGAACTCGATGATGGCGGCAGTCCCGTGCCCGATCACGGGTCAGAAGATCAATCAATTCGATTGTTTAAGACGGAAGACGGCAAGCCGACTGATTTGGCAGAGCAATTGATGGGTATTTCGGCTGGTGAGGCCCGTGAGGTTAAAATTACGCGGCCCGTTCAGGATGAGCCCGATCACGAGGATTGCGATCACGATGAGCCCGATCATGAGGATCACGACGAAGGACCGAAAGAAGAAACCGTGATGTTTCGCGTGACGGCGAAAGAAATACGCGAGCGCGAGTTGCCCGAGTTGGATGACGAGTTGGCTCAGGATGTCGGCGGCGTGGAGACGTTGGACGAACTCAAGACGCAGATCCGCAATGAGATGCAGACGCAGTACGAGCAGATGATTCGCCAGCGCGTTGAGGAAAATTTGATGGATGCGCTGATCGAGGAGAATCCTTTTGAGGTTCCCGATAGCATGGTCGAGAATTATCTCAATGGTATGATTGAGTCATACAAGCAGGAGCAAGCGGGTCACGATCAAGGGATTGACGAAGATGCGCTTCGCGAGGAAGGGCGCGATCAAGCCGAGCGCGGTGTCAAACGCTTTTTGTTGCTGGATGCTGTTGCCGATCAGGAAAATATCGAGGTGACGGATGACGATCTGGACAAGCATCTCGAAGAGATGTCGCAACGGCACAATATTGAAGGGCCGCGTTTGCGTCAGATTTTGAGCCGAACCGAACAGCTCGATCAGATTGAGTCGGAGATTAAAACGCAGAAGACGTTTGATTTTCTCATCGATAATGCAGATGTCGAAGATGTTGAGGAAGTTGAATAG
- a CDS encoding ATP-dependent Clp protease proteolytic subunit, with product MALVPTVLEQTGRGERAYDIFSRLLRDNIIFIGTPINDTIANLVIAQMLFCTSETPEKPIRLYINSPGGSITAGLAIYDTMQYVPNDVETLCVGQAFSLGAVLLAGGTKGHRRALPNSRILLHQPIGGAGGQASDIERHAEEILQYRDRLNAILSECTGQPIERIERDADRDFFMSADESKEYGLIDEVLSPESSTPDIDEALS from the coding sequence ATGGCTCTGGTTCCTACAGTTCTTGAACAAACAGGGCGTGGCGAGCGCGCTTATGACATTTTTTCGCGGCTGTTGCGCGATAATATTATTTTTATTGGTACGCCGATCAACGATACGATTGCCAATCTGGTGATTGCCCAGATGTTGTTTTGCACATCTGAAACGCCCGAGAAGCCGATTCGGCTGTATATCAATTCTCCCGGCGGCAGTATTACGGCGGGTTTGGCTATTTACGATACGATGCAATACGTGCCCAATGATGTTGAAACGCTTTGTGTGGGTCAGGCTTTTTCACTGGGTGCCGTGCTTCTTGCAGGGGGCACGAAGGGGCATCGCCGCGCATTGCCAAATTCGCGCATTTTGCTGCATCAACCCATTGGCGGTGCAGGCGGTCAGGCTTCGGATATCGAACGACACGCCGAAGAGATTTTGCAATATCGCGACCGTTTGAACGCCATTTTATCCGAATGTACGGGTCAGCCTATTGAGCGCATAGAAAGGGATGCAGACCGCGATTTCTTTATGTCGGCTGATGAGTCAAAGGAATATGGCCTGATTGACGAAGTGCTCAGTCCCGAGAGTTCCACCCCCGATATCGACGAAGCTTTGTCATGA
- the clpX gene encoding ATP-dependent Clp protease ATP-binding subunit ClpX gives MKRRTSRAEIRCSFCGKSADQVDKIVTGPSVNICSECIKLCNEVLREDDLKKPVTLHKGLPKPQEIKTRLDDYVIGQERAKRVLSVAVYNHYKRIRSNQSADDVELDKSNILLMGPTGTGKTLLAQTLARILQVPFSIADATILTEAGYVGEDVENILVRLLQAADYDVAQAEMGILYLDEVDKISRKSANPSITRDVSGEGVQQALLKILEGTVASIPPKGGRKHPEQPLIQLNTKNILFICGGAFDGLESVISTRIGKKTIGFGADSNDLDEQSTGEIFQHAEPEDLIKYGLIPELVGRMPVMCALSELDEAALLQILTEPQNAITKQYQKLFELDGVELTFEDDALREVVRITQEKGTGARGLRSVLETVMTDLMYDIPSNEDLTEITVTLDMVQNRNKPRMEVLESTQKSA, from the coding sequence ATGAAACGACGGACATCCAGAGCAGAAATTCGCTGTTCTTTTTGTGGCAAGAGTGCCGATCAGGTCGATAAGATCGTCACCGGCCCGAGCGTGAATATTTGCAGTGAGTGTATCAAGCTGTGCAATGAGGTTTTGCGAGAGGACGATCTCAAAAAGCCCGTGACGCTTCACAAAGGGTTGCCCAAGCCGCAGGAAATTAAGACGCGTCTCGACGATTATGTAATTGGCCAGGAGCGCGCCAAGCGCGTTCTTTCGGTTGCGGTGTATAATCACTACAAGCGCATTCGGTCCAATCAGTCTGCGGATGATGTCGAACTCGATAAGAGCAATATTTTGCTTATGGGACCCACGGGTACTGGCAAGACGCTTTTGGCACAAACGCTGGCGCGCATTTTGCAGGTTCCATTTTCGATTGCCGATGCCACTATTTTGACCGAAGCAGGATATGTTGGCGAAGATGTTGAGAATATTCTGGTGCGCCTACTTCAGGCGGCGGATTACGATGTGGCGCAGGCAGAGATGGGTATTTTGTATTTGGACGAGGTCGATAAAATTTCTCGAAAGTCGGCCAATCCATCTATTACGCGCGATGTGTCTGGGGAAGGTGTTCAGCAAGCGTTGTTGAAGATTCTGGAAGGTACGGTGGCGAGTATTCCGCCCAAGGGGGGGCGCAAGCATCCCGAACAACCTCTGATTCAGCTCAATACCAAAAATATTCTGTTTATCTGTGGCGGTGCATTTGATGGTTTGGAAAGCGTTATTAGCACCCGCATCGGCAAGAAGACCATTGGTTTTGGAGCTGATTCGAACGATTTGGATGAGCAAAGTACCGGTGAGATTTTCCAGCATGCCGAGCCAGAAGATTTGATCAAATACGGTTTGATTCCAGAACTGGTTGGGCGGATGCCCGTGATGTGTGCGTTGAGTGAGTTGGATGAGGCTGCACTGTTGCAGATTTTGACGGAACCGCAAAATGCGATTACCAAGCAATATCAAAAGTTGTTCGAACTCGATGGGGTTGAGCTGACTTTTGAGGATGACGCGCTGCGCGAGGTTGTGCGCATTACACAGGAAAAGGGTACAGGCGCGCGCGGGTTGCGGTCGGTTCTCGAGACTGTTATGACGGATTTGATGTACGATATACCCTCCAATGAGGACCTGACCGAGATCACAGTGACCCTCGATATGGTTCAAAATCGCAACAAGCCGCGTATGGAAGTTCTCGAATCCACACAAAAAAGCGCTTAA
- a CDS encoding YihA family ribosome biogenesis GTP-binding protein, whose protein sequence is MQFHSVEFVTSVGFLRQLPRDGMAEIAFAGRSNVGKSSLLNRLFNRKNLAKTSSAPGKTRTLNFYRVNHAYYFVDLPGYGYAKRSWEERQAWGKLIEGYVQDRPSIRGFVLLIDARHDPSRDDLQMIDWLVHGNKPFVVVATKADKLSGHKLKSRLDQTRRMLALHGDFDLVPFSATTGRGKDAVWRWIGEVMNV, encoded by the coding sequence ATGCAATTCCATTCTGTCGAATTTGTTACGAGTGTTGGCTTTTTGAGGCAGTTGCCTCGCGATGGGATGGCCGAGATTGCATTTGCGGGGCGTTCCAATGTGGGCAAGTCGTCGTTGCTCAATCGGCTGTTCAATCGGAAAAATTTGGCGAAGACGAGTAGCGCGCCCGGCAAGACGCGGACGCTGAATTTTTACCGCGTAAATCACGCGTATTATTTTGTCGATTTGCCCGGTTATGGCTATGCAAAGCGCAGTTGGGAAGAGCGTCAGGCGTGGGGAAAGCTGATTGAGGGGTATGTGCAGGATCGGCCTTCAATCAGGGGTTTTGTTCTGTTGATCGATGCGAGGCACGATCCGAGCCGAGATGATTTGCAGATGATTGACTGGCTGGTACACGGCAACAAGCCGTTTGTGGTGGTTGCTACGAAAGCGGATAAGTTGTCGGGTCATAAGCTCAAAAGTCGATTGGATCAAACCCGTCGGATGCTCGCTTTGCACGGCGATTTTGACCTTGTGCCGTTTTCCGCGACGACGGGTCGCGGTAAGGATGCGGTTTGGCGGTGGATTGGAGAGGTGATGAATGTTTGA
- a CDS encoding D-TA family PLP-dependent enzyme: MFDYRVKNAEEIPTPALLVYKAAVAHNIRAIGDMMGGYARLRPHIKTHKMSQIARMEMDEGIDKFKCATPKEAAMLAAIGATDVLISYHIVGANIGRVVDLKRLYPDVDLKVIADDGDAIQALSDACTSAGVSLGVMVDVNTGMDRTGALPGAPSLALAQQIAQSSGLCFVGLHVYDGHVGDFDADMRQKTAFESIERAVETRCLIEQSGIEVEKLVASGSPGFEHTQRVDGVDEVSPGTWIFWDTGYGDKLESPFEWAALILSSVISTTRADLVTLDAGSKSVAPDTPVPHFRALGLSDEIAFVRRNEEHQLLQLPEGTPRPRVGDQFYLVPRHVCTTVNLWDEVCVIDEDGMFVETWAVDARGH, encoded by the coding sequence ATGTTTGACTATCGGGTAAAGAATGCCGAGGAGATTCCCACGCCTGCGCTGTTGGTTTACAAGGCGGCGGTGGCGCATAATATTCGCGCGATTGGAGATATGATGGGCGGGTATGCGCGTTTGCGTCCGCATATTAAGACGCATAAGATGTCGCAGATTGCGCGTATGGAGATGGATGAGGGGATTGATAAGTTTAAGTGTGCAACGCCCAAAGAGGCGGCGATGCTCGCTGCGATTGGTGCGACCGATGTGTTGATTTCTTATCATATCGTGGGGGCAAATATTGGGCGCGTGGTGGATTTGAAGCGGTTGTATCCCGATGTCGATTTGAAAGTTATTGCGGATGATGGGGATGCGATTCAGGCGTTGTCCGATGCCTGCACATCGGCGGGTGTGAGTCTGGGTGTTATGGTGGATGTCAATACGGGGATGGATCGCACGGGTGCATTGCCCGGCGCGCCTTCGCTGGCTCTGGCACAGCAGATTGCACAGTCGTCGGGGTTGTGTTTTGTGGGTTTGCATGTGTATGATGGGCATGTGGGTGATTTCGATGCGGATATGCGTCAAAAGACGGCGTTTGAGTCGATTGAGCGGGCTGTTGAGACCCGGTGTCTGATAGAGCAGTCTGGGATTGAGGTTGAGAAATTGGTGGCTTCGGGGTCGCCGGGTTTTGAGCATACGCAACGGGTGGATGGGGTGGATGAGGTCTCGCCCGGTACGTGGATTTTTTGGGATACCGGATATGGTGATAAGCTGGAGAGTCCCTTTGAATGGGCAGCACTAATTTTGTCCAGTGTGATCAGTACGACTCGCGCAGACCTCGTTACATTGGACGCGGGCAGCAAGTCGGTTGCGCCCGATACGCCTGTGCCCCATTTTCGCGCGTTGGGGTTGTCAGATGAGATTGCGTTTGTGCGGCGCAATGAGGAACACCAGTTGTTGCAATTGCCGGAGGGCACACCGAGACCGCGTGTGGGCGATCAATTTTATCTGGTGCCGCGCCATGTGTGTACGACCGTGAATTTGTGGGATGAGGTGTGTGTGATTGATGAAGACGGGATGTTTGTAGAGACATGGGCCGTGGATGCGAGAGGGCATTGA
- a CDS encoding phosphoglycerate dehydrogenase, whose amino-acid sequence MEKVLIADSLADGWQNVFVSSDVEVDLNTGLSEDALCEIIGDYAGLIVRSATRVTQRVIEAGVNLRAIGRAGAGVDNIDVNAATERGIVVMNAPGGNTISAAEYAMAMMMALSRNIPQATASLKAGEWERGKYTGVELYGKTLGIIGVGRVGQQVARRAHAFGMTLLGADPFLSDDLARQLHIQQASYDEIFARSDYITLHAAFTNQTHHLISESALARCKDGVRIINCARGELVDEKALVRAIEAGKVAGAALDVFGEEPPAVDHPLIKRPEVVSTPHLGASTFEAQENVARQIAMDLRDALQGKPVQSGINLPPIDPEYLDAISPYLSLAEKVGSLHAQLMGGHLHRVVNRYQGVIQEYATAPLTAAVLKGIFEYQAEEPVTLVNAPLWAKARSIRVEESKSSHADYSNLITIDVETSEETTSISATVFGRRDLRLVRIDDIEVKAKLEGNMIVLGNRDVPGVVGHMGNLFAVNGINISDMALGRRSQGGEAIMVFNIDTPVQDEVLADIVSQEFVNWVKQVKL is encoded by the coding sequence ATGGAAAAGGTTCTGATCGCCGATTCTCTGGCCGATGGCTGGCAGAATGTTTTCGTTTCTTCAGATGTAGAAGTCGATTTGAATACGGGTCTGTCTGAAGATGCCTTGTGTGAGATTATCGGCGATTATGCCGGGCTGATTGTGCGCAGTGCAACGCGGGTTACGCAACGGGTGATTGAGGCGGGTGTGAATCTTCGCGCGATTGGTCGGGCGGGTGCTGGTGTGGATAATATCGATGTGAATGCCGCGACTGAGCGGGGGATTGTGGTGATGAATGCACCGGGCGGCAATACGATTTCTGCCGCTGAGTACGCGATGGCTATGATGATGGCGCTGTCTCGCAATATCCCCCAGGCGACGGCATCGCTTAAAGCTGGCGAATGGGAGCGCGGCAAATATACGGGTGTTGAATTATACGGCAAGACTTTGGGCATTATTGGCGTGGGGCGCGTCGGTCAGCAGGTGGCGCGACGCGCGCATGCGTTTGGTATGACGTTGTTGGGTGCCGATCCTTTTTTGTCGGATGATCTGGCGCGGCAGTTGCATATACAGCAGGCTTCTTACGATGAGATTTTTGCCAGGTCGGATTATATTACGTTGCACGCAGCGTTTACGAATCAGACCCATCATCTCATTTCTGAATCGGCGCTTGCAAGGTGCAAAGATGGGGTGCGTATTATTAATTGCGCCCGGGGTGAGCTTGTGGATGAGAAGGCACTTGTCAGGGCGATTGAAGCGGGTAAGGTCGCAGGGGCTGCATTGGATGTGTTTGGCGAAGAGCCGCCTGCGGTTGATCATCCGCTGATTAAAAGGCCAGAGGTGGTTTCTACGCCGCATCTGGGGGCTTCGACATTTGAGGCGCAGGAAAATGTGGCGCGGCAGATTGCCATGGATTTGCGCGATGCACTGCAGGGTAAGCCCGTTCAAAGTGGTATCAATTTGCCGCCGATTGATCCCGAGTATCTCGATGCGATCAGTCCCTATTTGTCGCTGGCAGAAAAGGTGGGGTCGCTGCACGCGCAACTTATGGGCGGGCATTTGCACAGGGTGGTTAATCGATATCAGGGTGTGATTCAGGAATACGCTACGGCGCCGCTTACGGCTGCGGTTTTGAAAGGTATTTTTGAATATCAGGCTGAGGAGCCGGTGACGCTGGTCAACGCGCCTTTGTGGGCTAAGGCGCGCAGCATTCGGGTCGAAGAGTCCAAGAGCAGTCACGCGGATTATAGCAATTTGATTACGATAGATGTCGAGACTTCGGAAGAGACGACATCGATTTCGGCGACGGTTTTTGGGCGCCGGGATTTGCGGTTGGTTCGCATAGATGATATTGAGGTGAAGGCAAAGCTCGAGGGGAATATGATTGTTTTGGGCAATCGTGATGTGCCCGGTGTGGTGGGGCATATGGGCAATTTGTTTGCGGTAAATGGGATCAATATTTCCGATATGGCGCTGGGGCGCAGGAGCCAGGGCGGCGAGGCGATTATGGTTTTTAATATCGATACGCCGGTGCAGGATGAGGTGCTGGCCGATATTGTGTCTCAGGAGTTTGTGAACTGGGTTAAACAGGTGAAGTTGTAA